A section of the Quercus lobata isolate SW786 unplaced genomic scaffold, ValleyOak3.0 Primary Assembly Scq3eQI_100, whole genome shotgun sequence genome encodes:
- the LOC115972934 gene encoding putative receptor protein kinase ZmPK1, whose amino-acid sequence MAWPVIALLLSLAFLLPLSSSTLDAKSGGTSLSVEKTEEALKSPNGAFSAGVGDNAFCFAIWFSNSRTIVWMANRDQPVNGKRSKLSLLKTGNLILTNADTLLPQQLLTKNIKLASSRSQGNYHSGFYQLFFDNDNVLRLLHNDPEISSIYWPDPWLASWEAGRNSYNNSRIAVLNSLGSFSSYDGFNFMSNDQGAMLHRRLTVDYDGNIRSYSWEEERQTWIVSWQAIQTPCNIHFACGANSLCSYAVSSGRKCSCLPGYKMKNHTDWAYGCETEFDLSCDKNEFGFMLLSHVEFYGYDYGFHPNYTFDQCWDLCLQLCDCKAFQYSFKKDTGFPTCYLKILLLNGYQLPSFSGDLFLKVPQNNIFSYAKPIEEFNLNCTSKVQ is encoded by the exons ATGGCTTGGCCAGTTATAGCCCTTCTACTCTCTTTGGCATTTCTTCTCCCCCTTTCATCTTCAACATTAGATGCTAAAAGTGGAGGCACATCTCTCTCAGTAGAGAAGACAGAAGAAGCTCTGAAATCACCAAATGGTGCTTTCTCTGCTGGCGTGGGTGATAATGCCTTTTGCTTTGCCATATGGTTTAGCAACTCACGCACCATAGTTTGGATGGCAAATCGTGACCAGCCAGTTAATGGAAAGCGATCAAAGCTCTCCCTCCTTAAAACTGGCAATCTGATCTTAACCAATGCTG ATACACTTCTTCCTCAACAACTACTCACTAAAAACATAAAGCTTGCATCCTCAAGAAGTCAGGGCAACTATCATTCTGGATTCTATCAGCTTTTCTTCGACAATGATAACGTTCTCCGCCTTCTCCATAATGATCCTGAGATTTCCAGTATCTATTGGCCTGACCCATGGCTTGCAAGCTGGGAGGCGGGGAGGAACTCATATAACAATAGTAGAATTGCTGTCCTTAATTCCTTGGGGAGCTTTAGTTCATATGatggttttaattttatgtcAAATGACCAGGGAGCCATGCTTCATAGAAGATTGACAGTTGATTACGATGGTAATATTCGATCGTACAGTTGGGAAGAGGAGAGGCAAACTTGGATTGTCTCTTGGCAAGCCATTCAGACACCTTGCAATATTCATTTTGCTTGTGGGGCCAACAGTTTGTGCAGTTATGCTGTTAGTTCTGGAAGGAAATGTTCTTGTCTTCCAGGGTACAAGATGAAAAATCATACTGATTGGGCTTATGGGTGTGAAACCGAATTTGATCTCTCTTGTGACAAAAATGAGTTTGGCTTTATGCTGCTATCCCATGTTGAATTTTACGGTTATGATTATGGGTTTCATCCCAATTACACCTTTGATCAATGTTGGGATTTATGTTTGCAATTATGCGATTGCAAAGCATTCCAATACTCCTTTAAGAAGGATACTGGTTTTCCAACTTGTTACCTTAAGATACTATTGTTGAATGGGTATCAATTGCCGAGTTTCTCTGGAGACCTTTTCTTGAAAGTGCCACAAAACAATATCTTCTCTTACGCCAAACCTATAGAAGAATTCAATTTAAACTGCACGAGTAAGGTACAATGA